In Bythopirellula goksoeyrii, a single window of DNA contains:
- the gcvH gene encoding glycine cleavage system protein GcvH, giving the protein MKQEELHYAKTHEWVAVAEEGGAQIATVGISAFAVEALTDLVFIELPAVGKQVEAEQPFCEVESVKAVSDIYAPVDGEVVAVNTALPDALETLSSDPYGAGWIAKIKITNDAGLANLLDYAAYQKQCEEEN; this is encoded by the coding sequence GTGAAGCAAGAAGAATTGCACTACGCGAAGACCCACGAATGGGTTGCCGTTGCCGAAGAAGGGGGCGCTCAAATCGCCACGGTCGGAATCTCAGCGTTTGCCGTCGAAGCACTCACCGACTTGGTGTTCATCGAACTGCCTGCCGTCGGCAAACAGGTAGAAGCCGAACAACCCTTTTGTGAGGTGGAATCCGTCAAGGCCGTTAGCGATATCTATGCCCCCGTCGATGGCGAAGTGGTCGCAGTGAACACAGCCCTGCCCGATGCGCTAGAAACGCTAAGCAGCGATCCCTATGGCGCAGGTTGGATCGCCAAGATCAAAATTACTAACGATGCAGGCTTGGCTAACCTACTCGACTACGCCGCGTATCAGAAACAATGCGAAGAGGAGAATTAA
- the rnr gene encoding ribonuclease R has product MPDIQDAILRYVTDPKYRPIKPATIAKRLGLEGDDVARTKKIVKQLVKQGKLAYGPSHLVFAAENGDLQLPDKNKKSEKNLVGTFRRAEGGFGFVRPEGTPAGTGRDADIFVPANGAGDAANGDIVRLRLSGKVGRQGKSEGRVIDVVERATNRFVGTYLVEGGMGLVQIDGKVFSKPVFVGDPGAKGAQPEDKVVVEMVRFPSHVRDGEGVIIEILGQRGQPGVDTLSIVREYNLPGEFSEAALEDAREQAELFDENNHKHRQDITAETVITIDPATARDFDDAISLTRLDNGHWLLGVHIADVSHFVRPKSPLDQEARERATSVYLPDQVIPMLPEIISNNLASLQPDKVRFALTARIEFSPEGVRVGTEVFKSAIKSCRRFTYEEVDSFLADRTLWKTKLTPEVHGLLSRMHELAMMQRERRMKRGSLELNMPELEIDLDKDGTVAGAHVAENTESHQIIEEFMLAANEAVAEMLADKGLHFLRRVHGAPEPRKLKSLTDFVGELGLKTESLESRFALQDLLNAVKGDSREHAVNYAVLRSMQRAVYSPDEEGHFALASKCYCHFTSPIRRYPDLTIHRLVEAVSRGKSPEQHLGELLTLGDHCSDREQRATEAERELKKVKLLLYLQDKVGMKMDGIVTGVENFGLFIMGTHLPAEGFVHITSLADDYYKFDRAGHVLRGFRSGNTYRLGDPVKVAVAAVDVERRELDMRLLEKTGGSAAGSAAKHKPDKKTRQQKPRKGKGKAKRKRK; this is encoded by the coding sequence ATGCCTGACATCCAAGACGCCATACTCCGTTATGTGACCGACCCCAAGTATCGTCCCATCAAGCCGGCGACCATTGCCAAGCGACTGGGTCTGGAAGGAGATGATGTTGCGCGTACCAAAAAAATCGTTAAGCAACTCGTAAAGCAGGGCAAGCTTGCTTATGGCCCGAGCCACTTGGTCTTCGCCGCCGAGAATGGAGATCTGCAACTGCCGGACAAGAATAAGAAATCCGAGAAAAACCTCGTCGGTACGTTTCGGCGAGCTGAAGGGGGATTTGGCTTTGTCCGGCCCGAAGGTACCCCCGCCGGCACCGGTCGTGATGCCGACATCTTTGTCCCCGCCAATGGAGCGGGCGACGCTGCCAACGGCGACATCGTCCGATTGCGGCTAAGCGGCAAAGTAGGTCGCCAAGGCAAAAGCGAAGGCCGAGTGATCGATGTTGTCGAACGGGCGACCAATCGATTCGTAGGGACCTATCTCGTCGAAGGAGGCATGGGTCTGGTGCAGATCGACGGGAAAGTGTTTTCAAAACCCGTCTTCGTAGGCGACCCCGGTGCGAAGGGTGCCCAACCCGAGGACAAAGTCGTAGTGGAAATGGTCCGCTTCCCCTCGCATGTTCGGGATGGCGAAGGGGTGATAATCGAAATCCTTGGTCAGAGAGGTCAACCCGGGGTCGATACGCTTTCGATTGTTCGTGAGTACAACCTGCCCGGGGAGTTCTCTGAAGCTGCCTTGGAAGATGCCAGGGAACAAGCGGAGTTGTTTGACGAAAACAATCACAAGCACCGCCAGGACATTACTGCCGAGACGGTCATCACCATTGATCCTGCTACGGCTCGCGATTTCGATGACGCAATTTCGCTCACGCGATTGGACAACGGGCACTGGCTTTTAGGGGTTCACATTGCCGACGTGTCGCATTTTGTACGGCCGAAATCGCCCCTGGATCAGGAGGCGCGGGAACGAGCCACCAGCGTCTATCTGCCGGACCAGGTGATCCCCATGCTACCAGAGATCATCTCGAATAACCTCGCCAGCTTGCAGCCCGACAAGGTCCGGTTTGCACTTACGGCACGAATCGAGTTCAGTCCCGAAGGAGTGCGTGTTGGCACCGAAGTGTTCAAGAGTGCGATCAAGAGCTGTCGACGATTTACTTATGAAGAGGTCGACAGCTTCCTTGCGGATCGTACCCTATGGAAAACTAAGCTCACTCCGGAAGTTCATGGCCTCCTCAGCCGCATGCACGAGTTGGCCATGATGCAGAGAGAGAGACGGATGAAGCGAGGTTCTCTCGAACTGAACATGCCTGAATTGGAAATCGATCTCGACAAAGATGGTACCGTGGCGGGTGCTCATGTAGCAGAAAATACGGAGAGCCACCAGATTATCGAAGAGTTCATGCTGGCGGCCAATGAAGCGGTAGCAGAGATGTTGGCCGACAAGGGTTTACATTTCCTTCGCCGTGTGCACGGAGCCCCGGAGCCACGCAAACTTAAGTCGCTCACCGATTTCGTGGGTGAACTAGGCCTCAAGACGGAAAGTCTAGAAAGTCGGTTTGCGCTGCAAGATTTGCTCAACGCTGTGAAGGGAGATTCCCGCGAGCATGCCGTCAACTATGCCGTCCTGCGGTCGATGCAGCGGGCAGTGTACAGTCCCGACGAAGAGGGCCATTTTGCCTTGGCAAGCAAATGCTATTGCCACTTCACCTCACCGATCCGTCGCTACCCTGACTTGACGATCCATCGTCTCGTCGAAGCCGTGAGCCGCGGGAAGAGTCCTGAACAACATCTTGGCGAGTTACTCACACTTGGTGATCATTGTAGCGACCGTGAACAACGGGCAACCGAGGCCGAACGTGAGCTTAAAAAGGTAAAACTTCTGCTCTATCTGCAAGATAAAGTGGGAATGAAGATGGACGGAATTGTCACCGGAGTGGAAAACTTTGGGCTTTTCATTATGGGAACGCATCTCCCCGCCGAAGGCTTCGTCCATATCACGTCCCTAGCCGATGACTATTACAAATTCGATCGCGCCGGACACGTCCTCCGCGGATTCCGCTCAGGCAACACCTATCGACTTGGCGACCCAGTGAAGGTGGCAGTCGCAGCGGTAGACGTCGAGCGGCGAGAACTCGACATGCGACTCTTGGAGAAAACGGGGGGCAGCGCCGCTGGCAGCGCCGCGAAGCACAAGCCCGATAAGAAAACTCGCCAGCAAAAGCCCCGCAAGGGCAAGGGGAAAGCAAAGCGAAAGCGAAAGTAG
- the gcvT gene encoding glycine cleavage system aminomethyltransferase GcvT, with protein MSTNNQLAHTPLFDWHSAHGGRMVEFSGWSMPVQYTSIVEEHQATRTAVGLFDISHMGRVLVNGPDAAKYLDHLLTRSVVDMKPHQIRYSLVCNEAGGILDDVLCYRVTLENGEHSGYGLVVNAGNRQKILAWMENQQADFDVKLEDITTAYGMFAMQGPRAIEIFDPHTSCELTSMRYYTGQVAQVCGVECFVSRTGYTGEDGCEIVCPSEQLPAVWEQLITSASAVGGRAVGLGARDTLRLEAGMPLYGHELDESTNPIQAGLDFAVNLRDREFIGREAIVGFQRDHKQSVRVGIQMEGKRVAREGATVLLGDQQAGNVTSGTFSPTFNHPIAMAYVCTSAAAPGTPLAVDIRGQEHPAQVVPLPFYERGK; from the coding sequence ATGTCTACGAACAATCAACTGGCTCACACTCCCCTCTTTGATTGGCACAGTGCGCATGGTGGGCGCATGGTCGAGTTCTCGGGCTGGTCAATGCCCGTGCAATACACCAGCATCGTGGAGGAACACCAGGCAACCCGTACTGCCGTCGGCCTATTCGACATTTCGCATATGGGCCGCGTGCTGGTCAATGGGCCTGATGCCGCGAAATATCTCGACCACTTGTTAACGCGGTCGGTCGTGGATATGAAGCCCCACCAGATTCGCTACTCGCTCGTTTGCAATGAAGCGGGAGGAATTCTCGATGATGTGCTTTGCTATCGGGTGACGCTAGAGAATGGCGAGCATTCGGGCTATGGCCTTGTCGTGAATGCAGGCAACCGCCAGAAAATACTCGCCTGGATGGAAAACCAACAAGCCGACTTCGATGTCAAACTCGAAGACATTACTACAGCCTACGGCATGTTTGCCATGCAAGGTCCGCGGGCGATCGAGATTTTTGATCCACACACTTCCTGTGAACTGACCTCCATGCGTTATTACACAGGGCAAGTGGCCCAAGTCTGCGGCGTCGAATGTTTTGTGAGCCGCACGGGCTACACGGGTGAAGACGGTTGCGAGATCGTTTGCCCTTCGGAGCAGCTTCCGGCGGTGTGGGAACAACTGATCACCTCAGCCTCTGCCGTGGGGGGCCGTGCTGTCGGATTGGGGGCGCGCGACACGTTGCGTCTCGAAGCGGGGATGCCCCTTTATGGACATGAGCTCGACGAGTCAACCAACCCGATTCAGGCGGGACTCGATTTTGCGGTTAACCTACGCGACCGAGAATTCATTGGCCGCGAAGCGATTGTTGGATTCCAGCGTGACCACAAACAATCGGTTCGCGTTGGAATCCAAATGGAGGGCAAGCGAGTCGCCCGCGAGGGGGCGACTGTACTGCTCGGGGACCAACAAGCAGGGAATGTCACCAGCGGGACGTTCTCTCCAACCTTTAATCATCCCATCGCGATGGCGTATGTATGCACCTCGGCAGCCGCACCAGGAACGCCGTTGGCTGTCGATATACGTGGTCAAGAGCATCCCGCACAGGTTGTTCCCCTACCCTTCTATGAGCGAGGGAAGTAG